The Hypanus sabinus isolate sHypSab1 unplaced genomic scaffold, sHypSab1.hap1 scaffold_544, whole genome shotgun sequence DNA window ACCCTTAtgaacattaaactccatttgccatcttgCAGATCACTCTTCTAACTAGCCTAAgtctttctgcaagctttgaaaaccgatTTCATTATACACAGCGCCTCCTATCGTAATATCatttgcatatttactaatccaatttaccatcccatcatccagatcattaatgtatatgacaaacaacattggaccaagtacagatccctgaggtacaccactagacaccggcctccaacccgactaacagttatccaccattacactctggcatctcccatccagccattatTGAATCCATTTACTACTTctacattaatacctaacgactgaaccttcctaaattagcttccgtgtggaaccttgtcagaggccttaatGAAGtcaatatagacaacatccactgcttaacCCACGTCAACGTTCCTTGCAAGCTCTTCAAAACAATTCAATAGTTTTTGTCAAACATGACGTTCCGCGCACAGATCCattttgactgttcctaatcagacgcTGTCCATTCAGATCATTATATATGCCATCTCTAAGGATACTTTCcactaatttacccaccactgacgacaaacctacaggccgataattgccaGGTTTACTCTTGGAGCCCttattaaacaatggaaccagatGAGCAATTCGCTAATCCgacaccatccccatttctaatgacatttgaaatattcctgtcagagcccctgcagaGTCACCGGCAGTAAAACTAAATAAGTCTccgttcattcccactctttgcctcttcccACGGAAACACCACTTCATCCATTATACTCCGCACATTAatgccttcagtcctgcattcatccTTTTCGATGGTGTCCACAATTTACCATGCATCTCAGAAGATTGACTGCGATGTCTCCCCCTCAACAGCCTCTCCTTAGTACAAATTGCCTCGGTTTGTAAAACCagttacctcatcctcagcactattttCAGCCAATGCCGATCCTTCTGCATTGAAATGTGTGCAGCCCAGTATAATATTTGCACTGATATCCACGATCTGATTACCACCTGTGTGTGAATTCCTATCACCATCCGTCTCCACAGCCTCTCCAACCTCTCCAATAACTGTTTTGGCACTCTGGTCCCATCCCTCTGGAACTATTTGACACCCATGAGTGTAAACTGTATAATCGCATGGGCTCTGGCCCGGAGAGCACGGTGCTCGGGTTTCAATACTGAGTTcactaccctggagatcctgccctttaacccTTATCCCTCTAGTCAATCATCCTAGCCATGCCATTGTTAGCCAAGTGGAACACGATATGACTTGCTTTCCATTGGACCTTGGACAATCTGAACAACTGCCATACCCACGtcgggctgctgtttattgacaacagctcagagttcagcacaatcatttcctcagttcttatcAACAAGCTCCACATCCGGGGcagtgtacctccctctgcaacagaatGTTTGACTTCCCATTGGAAAACCACAGTCAGTGTAGCTCGGTCACAACATTTCCGATCAACAAACAGCGCAATAGAGGCACATCGGCCCACAAAGCATTGTCGAAAATGCTCTTATCTTGGAATTCACCAATGGTAACCCATAACACTATATTTTCGAGGCTCCATGcccctgtccaggagtctcttaagaaaCCCTGTCGTATCCGGCACAGCCACTAGCGCCGGCAGCCAAATCCACGCACTCTGcgtaaacaaagaaaaaaaaaacagtgacaactgTAACTGCTTCCAGGCACATTAAAACAGTGCCCTCTCGTGCGAGCTATAGTTTATTGTGCCCTGCACCCtgcgtgtaactacctctctgtacGTTCAATCTATCACCCGGAAAGCCTCTCGAATTATTTGAAAATTCCCTGGATGTTAGCATCTGTGCACAGTCAACAAGTTGACCCCGCTGACCTTGTCTCTCTCCACAAGAGGTCTGTAGTGGCTTGACTGTCCTGCTACCCAGTGGCCTCGGTCCGTCTGGAGAATTGGAATATCTCCATCAGGCTGCGTTTGATCggcaacagctcagcgttcagcacaatcatttcctcagttataatcaacaagctccaaatcctgggTCAGTGTATCTCCCTGTGCAACCGAATGTTTGACTTCTTCATCGGGAAACCACAGTCAGGGCAGATCGGCCGTAACATTTGCCATCCACAGGTAGGGTTCAAGTAGTAGAGGGGCGACAAAAGGGCTGAGACAGATTGTGgaaatgggcaaataaatggctGATGAAATACAGTGCCGGGAATTGTATGGTCTTGCAATTCAGGTGAATAAATAAACGTGCGGACTATTTTCGAAATGGAGAGAAAAGCGAACAATCTGAACAAAGCAGACAAGTGAaaaaggatttgggagtgcttgtgtaggATTTCCTCAAGGATAATTTATTGGTGGAGtcgttggtgaggaaggcaaatacaacggTCGCATTGCTttccagaggactgaaatatAAAGAGAATCATTTAATTTTAAGTCGTTATTCGGAAGCCTAATCTGGGGTATTATGAGCAGATTTCGGTCCCTTATGAAGGGAAGGATGTGTGGACGTTGTGAAGGGTGAAATGGAGTTTCGCGAAAATGATTCCTGGATCGAGGAGCGTTGAATGAATCTGGGCCTGTCCTCTCTGGGATTCTGATGAATGAGTGATGAcgtcattgaagcctatcaaatgttgaaagtcctcgATAGAGTGATTTGAAAGAGAGACTAAGGCCTGCGGGGAAAGCCTCAGCATGCAGCGATGAGAATTTAGAGCGTATGTTCGGAGGAATTTCCTGCAGAAAGGCGGAGATTTGAGGAATTCCTTGCAGCTTGCGGCGGTGGAAACAAAATGATTGTGTATGTGCAGCACATCGGTAGATCCAGATAAATGTTTCTGCTGAGGAAATTAAGCAgctagggatttttttttttgtttgtttttttttaagctaaaccaaaaaaaaaaggtGGTATTTTCCTGCTTACAGCCTCAGCCACGTGAAATTGGCTTATGGTACAGAAGATTAGAGAGTTCAACGCGTGGCTCAAGGTTTGGTGTCAGAGAAGTTGCTTTGATCTaatgggaaattggcaccagtattggggaaagAGGGAGCTGTTCCAAAGGGACGGGCTACACCTGATCCGGGATGGATCCTTGAGAGTCACATTAAGAGGGGATGTGTTCAATAGATGGGCGGAGTATGGATACAGTAAAAGTAAGAAGTGTGGATAAAGATGAAGTAAAATCAAGAGATAAAAAAGAGGaaagtaagagtggagtgaagtgAAGCGAAGAAACGTCAAGTGTAAAGAGAGAAAGAAGACATGATTTTAAAAACAATGTCAAGGCAGTTTATCTGAATGACCCTAGTTTTCTAGATAAAGGCAATGAACTTGTGGCAGAAGTCAGTTTAAAATGGAATGTTTTAGTAGCCATTATAGAGACTTAGTTCCAGGGTGGAGAGCATTGGGAagtaaatatccaaggatatcaagtAACATGTAAAAGTTAAGCAGAAAGTTCAAGGAGTTGGGTTAgcgctcttaattaaggatgcGATCAGAGCGATAGTGAGAGACAATATACtgtaagatctaaggagcagaatgttgaatccatctcgGTGGAGATAACACATTCATTCAAACACGAAGAGGATGTCATGCTTCCGACTGAATAGAGGCAGGCATCCCTGCTTCGGCATTCCCATACCCCGGAGAGTGATTAGCTGTCACCGTCTATTTAAGGCTCAGACTGACAATTATTACCTGCCAGCATTGCTTCATGGAATGTCTGTCGGTGAAGGCCTTGAGCCGAGCACTCAGTGCAAAACCGTAGGAGATCCAAATCCTTTACTGTTGTTTGTGATTTTGTCTTTGGATTTCTTCACTGTCATCTTGTTTATTTCGAATCTGAGTCGAACTGTATTCCAGACCATAGTCTGCACTTGCCTTCACTATCCTCCATATCTCTCTCGGTGCAGAACGGATTGCAGCGTTTGGAGTTCGAGAGATTTGGTATCTCATTAAAGAGACGCAGATTTCGCAGGAAGTATGGCAAGGAGCACTCTGGCTTGTCGCATCGCCGCCTGGAGTGGAGGCTGCAGCGCAGAGAGTCGCTAGCGGCTGCAGAGGGTTCTAGACTCAGCCAACCCCATCACGGAcacaaacctcccctccatcgaggacatgttCAAGAAGGGATACCCGGGAAGACCACATCCATCAGCGAGGACCCTCTCCCGCCGGGAAATGCCCTGTGCTCATCGGTACCATCGgggatggggtacaggagcccgtAAACTCAACAATTTACAGGCAGTTGCTTCCCATGCGCCATCAGATAGCGAACGCTCCCTGAAAACTTAAACACTCCCTTGGTATTCacatttttgcattatttattaattatccCAATTTACGTTAATTTTATAATTTGCAGCGTGCTGAGGTCACGCTGAACTTGTATACGACGTTCGTGAGGCCGCGCTTTATAAGGCAATGTTCAGTTCTTGTCGCACTCCTGCAGGAAAGATGCCGCTGAGCTGGAAAGAGCGTAaagggagatttacgaggatgttgcggGACTCGAGTGTCTTAGTTCCGGAGGGAAGTCAAGAATAATGTGTCTATATTCTTTGGAGCGTGGGTAGGAATCCAGGAGAGggacagatagggtgaatgtgcacaGTCTTTTCCCCCTGGATCAGGAAATTGAGAGCGAGAGTGCACATAATTGAGGTAAATGTGTGTGGAGAAAACGGAGAAAGGGGAGGCAGAGAATAGGGCCctagggggagaggaggggtggaaaGGGAATGAACTGGAGAGGcgtggaaaaagagaaaaggagtAGCAAGGGGGAGGTGGTGTGCACCAGATGGGGAGAGGTAGAGCAGTGAGGGAGAATGGGGATATGAGTAGAGGAGGAGACTAGGGTTGGAAGGAAGGGATGAGAGGGTGGGTGGGCTTGAAAGGATAGGGGACTGAGGGTGAGGTAGATTGAATGGGGAGAAGTGGGGTGAAGTCACTTGACTGAAGTCGGCCCGACAGGCTGTTGACAGAGAGCTTGGATCTCTTCAGGAATATCCGGGTATAAATATGCCGATTTCTCGCAGATGAATCTGTGTTTCCTTTTGCAATTGTAAATGTAACTGTATGAGTCACACTTACTGCAGTTGGGCGATCCATAGAACATCGCGTACAGAACATAAGAGGCCACATTCCTATGAAATGGGTTGAGACAATTTCAAAAGAGACAAAATAGATCCAGCAGGCAACTGGAGATcgtcgccaaactaatcccagtaaTCTACGCTGTCGCCACAGACCCCTGTCAGCTGCTGAAAAAAAATCCCATGATACCGCGCTCTCTTCACAGCCCCGGATCCATGGCAGTACGAATCCCACTACTGCGCTCTCCACTGCAATCCCGAGTCAGCTCCCCCACTCTCTTCCAGCAGCCATGTATCAGTCCACaagctaatcccactgccccactcttcTGACCGCCCTGTATCAGACTCCAAAGCAAtcgcactgccccactctctccccatggcCCTCTGTCAGACTCCAAACTTATCTTACTGGCTCACAGCTTCGTATTGGTCTGAAAACTAATCCCACTAaccgactctctccccacggcctcgtgtccctccctcaccaccgacctGTAACAGTCCAAAACTCACCCGTCAccacattttccaatccagtaagtTCTGGATTCTTCTCCGACAGAGATGGAAACAAATTCCTATGAAATTAAATTCATTCGATTAATTTGCATTCAACGCCCTgggaaatgtttcactgctaatgcaatggtttctctgtagcagcagtgtgtttgtgttatgacgagagataacgggggctttggtaTTCATGCCGTCCCCTGATGGGAGGGGTTTTCTATCCTGTGAACCCGAGAGCAAGGGACTCGCGGGCTTTTGCtcggcagaagatggagagagaagatgccagaacgggGTAATCGTAGACTGCAGTCCTGAGCGGACTTGAAATGGGGTCGGGAGCTGACCACGCCAGcgggaaatcgatggagaacgGACGGACGGGAAAACAGTCAGCTCCAAGGAGCGGATTAGACTGTTccgttaaaatgggccctttttcaaAATTGTTTTCTATACTGACCCTGGAGTCAAATGAAGAATCATAAAGCCCAATCGTTTAATTGCAACTGGGGATCTGTTCGTTATTTCGTGGGATTcatttgtaaccgggcaacacatcacacaaacgagatttctcagtttgaccGGGCCGGAGGCATTATCGACGCACACCCTTGCCCAACCCCCAGAGAAACGCACGCTGGTCGAACCAGAGGGTAACATTCAGGCTCTCTCCATACCTCATCACGGGAAAATGTGAAGAGATGGGGTCACCCGGTGATGCTTCCAGGAACGTGCGATGGGACGTTGAAGACTGAGTTTACATtcttacaggctgcatcactctcagGTATGGAGAGGCtacactcaaagttttaggaacagcttcttcccctcagccagcCGATTCCttaatggactttgaagctttgaacactacttcactttttataATGTACAccgtttttgttttatttttacattttaaataatctattcaatatcagTGGATGATTTActtctttattttttattatgttttttttaaattttaattattattttgtcTTCTTCTgttatatcatgtattgcattgaactgctgctgctgaagtaacacatttcacatcacatgcaggtgataataaacgtgattctgattctgcttctggtgggagtttcactgtgtgtctgacccagggagtgcgtgatgggacggtgtggagggatattcactctgtgtcacaccgcgggagtgtgagatgggacggtgtggagggagattcaatctgtctctgtctctgggagtgtgtgatgggacggtgcggagggggagattcactctgtgtctgaccccgggagtgtgtgatgggacggtgtggagggagattcactctgcgtctgaccacgggagggtgggatgggacggtgtggggggagattcactctgtgtctgtccccgggagtgtgtgatgggacagtgtggagggagattcactctgtgtctgaccccgggagtgtgtgatgggacggtgtggagggagattcactctgtgtctgaccccgggagtgcgtaatgggacggtgtggagggtattcacactgtgtctgaccccggtgtgGACCGATTCAATCTATGTTAGACCCCGGGAGTCACATACCTCTTCCTCCTTTGAATTTATTTCCAGGAGCCTTGCATCAAAGTTTGAACAATGTTCCCTCGCTCCATCATAAGGTTTCTCCAAGGatgatatgaaataacaccgatCTCCGTTTCCGATCCAGTTCTGAGGACACGTGAGCTCTCCTaatcaggaaaaaaaaagaatacagTGAATATCCCGCCATATCAGCCACTGCAACAATTTGTATCAGGAAAAAGTCAAACTCCCACCACAAAGTCTCTTCCTGGAATCAGACAGCAGGTGTCGCTGCTGTCGCTCCGTTCTGTAACACACAGCTGCAGCCAgggacagagtgaacctccctccgcaccgtcccatcacatatccCGACATCAGACACGCAATGCAAATACCTCGGCACCGTTCCGTTACAAGATCGAGAAGTCAGTTATGGAGTGAAGGTCCCTGCAGACCATTCAATCATAAACTTCCTGATTGGGCCGACAAAATGTTGCTTTCCATTCACAACGTCACGTTAGACACTCTTGGGGGTTGACAAAGAAACAAGCTCTTGTCTCACGGTCCCATTATaccctcccgtggtcaggcaaAACATGGTTTTCCTTCTACCCGGTGAGATCACACACCACAGGGGACAGCAAAGGAGAAGCTCCTTCCGCGCCATCCAACCTGTTCTTCACATTTACACCTGACTCCCAAAAGTCTCCTTCTTCacatccacgtcattggtccctgcaTGGAGCACGAcatttggctgctcaccctccctcgtgagaatactgagaacttgaccCGAGATATCGCGCACTCTGACACCAGCGAGGCAACAGACCATTCGAGATTCTCGAACTCTCCTACGGAAACCCTTATCTCCCCCCAATAAGtgttgaatcccctatcactactcctctcctcctttccctacTTCCcgttctgagctgagggtccagtctcggttcCAGAGCCCTGACCACCACGTCCTCACCAACAGTGtgcaaaacggtatacttattattgattgGATCGGCCACAGATGTACTCTGCTCTTCCTGCCTGTTCTCTTTCCCTCGCCGTTAATCTGTTCGCTGATAAACCTCCCCCGTTGTCTCAGAGTCCGACTTCCACGCGCATGCCcagttgtgccccgttcaaactgccgaagaaaatACCTCCCCGCTCtcaatctgctcgctttttaaactccCCCGCTGTTTCAGAGGGAGAGTGATTGTCACTCTACAGCTTCTCAGCACACCACAGAGCAAATTGTGTGACACAGAGGGAAGCTACCTCCACACGTCCAATCACACAATTCCGTGTctaacacagtgtgaatctccctccttacgtccaatcacacacttcctGGTGAGTCACAGTGTGAAGCTCTCTctgaaccgtcccatcacattccctTGTGTTCTCACACAAAGCGTAGTTTCGCCCACCTCCTCCCATGGCTCAGTCACGGGGTCAGACTCCCTCCAGAATATCCAATCACACATTCCAGTGTTACATAGAATGAACATCCCTCTGCAccttccgatcacacactcccggattcagacaccGACGCTCTCTCTGAAggatcccattacacactccagatgccggacacagagtgaagccaCCGCTGTACCATCCCATCACAATCTCACGGATTCAGAGTGAAACTGTCTCTTCACGCTGAATATcacacttcaggggtcagacTTGAAATTAATTTCTCTGGGCACTGTCCCATCAGAGAATCCCGTGGTCATGCACAGAGTGAATCCAACTACACAACCTCCCATCAGATTCTCCTGTATTCAGTGACAGAGTGAACCTTCctctacacaatcccatcacacactcactgggtcaaacACAAGGTGAATTATCCTCCATTACagctcttcacacactcccgatatcaagcacagagtgacgcttcctctctccatgcctatCATGTGATGAGGAGCgagtgaaagagggggatgatggcTCACCttttctgctggtcaacaattcacagatttgagtcttggtttcgttgacagatctgtacttcgtttccatctcagagAACTGGTGACGGTGATCGCTGTTGATTCGTTTAAGATCGAATAGATTAGAGTTGAGCTCAGAAAGATTCCTGAGACAGGTTCTCCGGGAGAGATCCAGGTGGGATTTCTCCGATATTGTGGATTCAAGGGTTGAGTTTAACTCATGAACTTGTAGTCGACATTGGCGCTGGGTCCTGTTCATCTCGTGACACTCTTCCCAAAAGAGCTGGAAGTTTCGGTCGCATGTCATCTGAGACTCAGgaatctgtgacactgagagagatggtgaaggatgtttagcgtttacagtgacacgtgagtcagcgtcacgctactgAACGGGTCACAgaaagtgtggtgtcagtgtcacggtgaagggtgtcacagtgaaggttATGCTgtggcacagtgagaggcgtcggGGCCACATTGATGAGTGTCTTTGTCAAGCTGAGGGGTATATCAATGTCTCCGGAACGGTTTCGTTGTTATTACCATGGGGGGGATCTGCGTCAGTATCGTGCAGGGTATGTTCACGTTGCTGTGACGGAAGTGTCGACGTCACTGTGATAGCAGTTTGTTTGCTACGGCGAGAGTTGTACCGGTTCACAATGAAGTGTATCTGGATCTGAAAGCGAAGGAAATAGGGAAATGTCAGACTGAGGGGCCTGGTGGTGTCACTGTGCGTGGAATATCTGTGCATTTGTGTGGGGTGTGCTGGTCTCACAGAGAGGGGCATGTCTGTGTCATGGCGAGAGACATGTCATGGCCAAGGTGTTTGAGAGAGGatcacgctgaggtgtgtgtcgCTGTCACGGAAAATGCTACGtcggtgtcattgtgaatttaggTGCCGGTATCACGGTAGCGGGTTTAcctgtgtcagtgtgaggtgtgggtaattgcctcagtgagCGGGGCATCGGTGTTTTGTTCCGGTGTGATACTGTCTCGGTGAGGGGTCTTACGCTAACTTCTGAGTCTTTGCCACGATGCGGGGCGGAGCGAATCACTGTGCAGCGTGAAGGTGCCGCGGTGCACGGTacctcagtgtcacggtgaagagcgtgtcggtgtcactgtgaggtgtgtttcggTGTCCCATTGAGGAGTCTATCAGTAACATCGGCAGGGGCATGTCGATATTACAGTGAGGGAAACGTTGCGATCAGTGTGCCTGGCAGGTGTGTGTCACGGCGAGGGACGTGTCAGTGTCGCGGTCAGGAGTGTATCTGTGTTTCGTTGAAGGTCGTGACCGTGCTACACCGTCAGTGGCAGCATGAATCTTGAATGTGTTACGGTAAATgccgtgtttttttttataaaggtTAGGGGTGAGTCcgtgttatagaacatagaataactcagttcagtacaggcctttctgcccacaaTCTTGTGCCTACAcctaaaccctgcctcctataaaTACACCTACTTTAAAttcctacatatacctgtctagtcggctcttaaatttcactagtctatctgcctccaccattgactcaggcagcacattccacgcaccaaccactctctgagtaaaaaaaaacccttcctTTAATAGTCTCCTTGAACATcccatcccttaccttaaagccatatcctcttgtattgagcagtggtgccctggggaagaggcgctggctgtccgctctgtctattcctcttaaattcttgtctacctctatcatgtctcctctcatcctccttctcttcaaagagtaaagccttagctcccttaatatctgaaaataaagcaaacagtctaaaccagtcagcatcccggtaaatctcctctgtacactttcCAACGCGTCCACAACCTTCCTTCGTGAGGCGACAGAActggacactgtactccaagtgtgacctaaccagagtttcgcagagctgc harbors:
- the LOC132389353 gene encoding oxidized low-density lipoprotein receptor 1-like, with translation MNRTQRQCRLQVHELNSTLESTISEKSHLDLSRRTCLRNLSELNSNLFDLKRINSDHRHQFSEMETKYRSVNETKTQICELLTSRKGELTCPQNWIGNGDRCYFISSLEKPYDGAREHCSNFDARLLEINSKEEEEFVSISVGEESRTYWIGKCGDGNVASYVLYAMFYGSPNCSKCDSYSYIYNCKRKHRFICEKSAYLYPDIPEEIQALCQQPVGPTSVK